The following coding sequences are from one Syngnathus acus chromosome 12, fSynAcu1.2, whole genome shotgun sequence window:
- the phyhd1 gene encoding phytanoyl-CoA dioxygenase domain-containing protein 1 — MDFLSDRNVQKYFEDGYVVLDGFLTPGECDELRQRMSEIVDVMDVPAHCRTTFSTYQQEQLREQGNADYFITSGDKIRFFFEKGVFDDKGEFAVPKHRSLNKVGHALHAHEPLYETVTHSDKVQGIARKLGLVHPVILQSMYIFKQPRIGGEVMPHQDATFLYTEPLGRVTGLWVALEDATVNNGCLWFLPASHNSAVTRRMVRTPPGTFPLTDFIGTERDYDADKFVPVEVKKGGVVLIHGQVVHRSAENVSEDSRHVFTFHLMEAHQTRWSPDNWLQPTEELPFPPLYTK; from the exons tacttTGAGGACGGCTACGTGGTTCTGGACGGGTTCCTGACGCCCGGCGAGTGCGACGAGCTGCGTCAGAGGATGTCGGAGATCGTGGACGTGATGGATGTGCCGGCGCACTGCCGCACCACCTTCTCCACCTACCAGCAGGAGCAGCTCAGAGAGCAG GGAAACGCCGACTATTTCATCACCAGTGGAGATAAGATCCGTTTTTTCTTCGAGAAGGGAGTTTTTGACGACAAAG GAGAGTTTGCGGTGCCCAAGCATCGATCGCTCAATAAAGTGGGGCATGCGCTGCATGCTCATGAACCTTTGTACGAAACAGTTACGCATTCGGACAAAGTTCAG GGAATCGCCAGGAAGCTTGGCCTGGTTCATCCTGTCATTCTGCAGAGCATGTACATCTTCAAG CAACCCAGGATTGGTGGAGAAG TGATGCCACACCAGGATGCCACCTTCTTGTACACGGAGCCCCTGGGAAGGGTGACGGGCCTGTGGGTGGCCCTGGAAGACGCCACCGTCAACAACGGCTGCCTGTGGTTCCTGCCGGCCTCGCACAACA GCGCCGTGACTCGACGGATGGTGAGGACGCCGCCGGGCACCTTCCCCCTGACGGACTTCATCGGCACGGAGCGGGACTACGACGCGGACAAGTTTGTCCCGGTAGAAGTTAAAAAAG GTGGCGTGGTGCTGATCCACGGCCAAGTGGTGCACCGCAGCGCCGAGAACGTATCCGAGGACTCGCGCCACGTCTTCACCTTCCATCTCATGGAGGCCCACCAAACCCGCTGGAGTCCAGACAACTG gctGCAGCCCACCGAAGAACTTCCTTTCCCACCCCTCTACACCAAATGA
- the dolk gene encoding dolichol kinase: MPHVDPVLVESAVVSAVVLCVHTALWNQHSWCAVALLIQAFYVQHKWDRLLKSGGAVFQFRPAANSGIVPASMVMPLLGLVLRAKCASAGSVHLERFTMVVTVSGMVLALFLSLIALGVTRPVPVNTCVVAGLSASAILYTAKQTLTVSEVIEVLEVLLIFVYLSLIVLYLLPRCFTPGEALLVVGGVSLVVNQLIKRSLSWAEAKGADPVHYLLPVLVVGSLLLGVVFALLFCFMESETWVSSLFFHTMTAVLGLGILMPWLSLFIGRHPIMWLWDFITFNRRRLGLVAYWAALCLAATGVVLHQNYQRRAGSKKHRASTVVRKYFHVLVVATFVPGLLYDSQLLHVASAGCLAVFLFLEYVRYFRIKPLGRPLRQMLTLFLDERDSGPLILTHIYLLLGMALPIWIFPGACAPKGTLPGAGGLVPYAGVLAVGIGDTAASVLGSAVGEIRWPGTKKTMEGTATSVLAQIVGVALLLIFDVGVNLNGAYSWILSSVALVAMLEAYTSQIDNLLLPLYLLILLTL, encoded by the coding sequence ATGCCACACGTCGACCCGGTTCTGGTGGAGTCAGCCGTGGTGTCGGCGGTGGTTCTTTGCGTCCACACCGCGCTGTGGAACCAGCACTCGTGGTGCGCCGTGGCCTTGCTCATCCAGGCCTTCTACGTGCAGCACAAGTGGGACCGCTTGCTAAAGTCGGGCGGCGCCGTTTTCCAGTTCCGCCCCGCAGCCAACAGCGGCATCGTCCCGGCCTCCATGGTGATGCCGCTCTTGGGTCTGGTGCTGCGGGCCAAATGCGCATCAGCGGGCAGCGTCCACTTGGAGCGCTTCACCATGGTGGTGACAGTGAGCGGCATGGTCCTGGCGCTCTTCCTGTCGCTGATCGCGCTGGGCGTCACCAGACCGGTGCCCGTCAACACCTGCGTGGTGGCCGGCCTCTCGGCCAGCGCCATTTTGTACACCGCCAAGCAGACCCTGACGGTGTCGGAGGTGATCGAAGTGCTGGAGGTGCTGCTGATCTTCGTCTACCTCAGCCTCATTGTGCTGTACCTGCTGCCTCGCTGCTTCACGCCCGGCGAGGCGCTCCTGGTGGTGGGCGGCGTCAGCCTGGTGGTCAACCAGCTCATCAAGCGCTCGCTGAGCTGGGCCGAGGCCAAGGGGGCCGATCCGGTCCACTACCTGCTGCCCGTGCTGGTGGTGGGCTCGCTGCTGCTGGGCGTGGTCTTTGCGCTGCTCTTCTGCTTCATGGAGTCGGAGACGTGGGTGTCGTCGCTCTTCTTCCACACCATGACGGCCGTGCTGGGCCTGGGCATCCTCATGCCGTGGCTGTCGCTCTTCATCGGGCGCCATCCCATCATGTGGTTGTGGGACTTTATCACCTTCAACCGCCGCCGCCTGGGACTCGTGGCCTACTGGGCGGCGCTGTGCTTGGCCGCCACCGGCGTGGTACTGCACCAGAACTACCAGCGCCGCGCCGGCTCCAAGAAGCACCGGGCCTCCACGGTGGTGCGCAAGTACTTCCACGTCCTCGTGGTGGCCACCTTCGTCCCGGGGCTCCTCTACGACAGCCAGCTGCTGCACGTGGCGTCGGCGGGCTGCCTGGccgtcttcctcttcctggAGTACGTGCGCTACTTCCGGATTAAGCCGCTGGGCCGCCCTCTTCGCCAGATGCTCACCTTGTTCCTGGACGAACGTGACTCGGGCCCGCTTATCCTCACCCACATCTACCTCCTGCTGGGCATGGCGCTGCCCATCTGGATCTTCCCAGGGGCCTGCGCGCCCAAGGGGACGCTCCCCGGGGCCGGCGGCTTGGTGCCCTACGCCGGCGTGCTGGCGGTGGGCATCGGCGACACGGCGGCGTCGGTGTTGGGAAGCGCCGTGGGCGAGATCCGATGGCCGGGCACCAAGAAGACCATGGAGGGCACGGCCACGTCCGTATTGGCCCAGATTGTCGGCGTGGCCTTGCTGCTGATTTTCGACGTGGGCGTCAACCTCAACGGCGCCTACTCCTGGATCCTGAGCTCAGTGGCGCTGGTGGCCATGCTGGAAGCGTACACCTCGCAGATCGACAACCTGCTGTTGCCGCTCTATCTGCTCATCCTGCTCACGCTCTGA